In Scomber japonicus isolate fScoJap1 chromosome 19, fScoJap1.pri, whole genome shotgun sequence, a single genomic region encodes these proteins:
- the myo1hb gene encoding unconventional myosin-Ih — translation MEASLTARDRVGIQDFVLLDAYTSESAFLDNLRKRFHENLIYTYIGTLLVSVNPYKELDIYSKKQMDTYMGVNFFELPPHIYALADNVFRTMLSEFNNHFILISGESGAGKTEASKKILQFYAVSCPSTKLLNNIRDRLLLSNPVLEAFGNAKTLKNDNSSRFGKYMDIQFDHQGGAVGGHILSYLLEKSRVVHQNHGERNFHIFYQLVEGGEEDLLRWLGLERNCQHYRYLVQGDCAKVSSINDKSDWKMVRKALSVIEFSESDIEHLFGIIASVLHLGNVKFNADARGYATLNNNQEMHWVSKLLGIPAQVLQQGLTHRKIEAKTEEVLSPFSVDHAVYARDALAKAIYGRTFNWLVNKINESLANKDSSRKTIIGLLDIYGFEVFSVNSFEQFCINYCNEKLQQLFIQLTLKSEQEEYEMEGIEWEPVPFFNNKIICDLVEEKHRGIIPLLDEECLRPGEATDLTFLEKMEEKIGGHPHFVTHKLADQKTRKTLDRGDFRLLHYAGEVTYCVVGFLDKNNDLLYRNGKEVMRQSKNAIIKHCFPSTEPDSKRRPETVVTQFKSSLVGLTEILMSKEPWYVRCIKPNEAKQPGRFDDVLVRHQVKYLGLMEHLRVRRAGFAYRRKYEIFLQRYKPLCPDTWPNWKGTAAEGVRCLIKHLGYKPDEYKMGRTKIFIRHPRTLFATEDAFQVCKHKLATRIQAKYKGYRVKGDFIKQREAATKIENCWRGLLARKEREKRAWAVKVIKKFIKGFITRNQPACTDNREYLAYVRHNYLTRLRENLPKTVLEKDSWLTPPPIMKEASQLLKKLYIRHIVQKYVRGITPQRKAQLLLKEQTSSMFKGKKENYPFSVCRPFLDTRIGVEDISIKVLQMIRHEHIKYSVPVVKYDRNGFRPRLRQLIFTQEAVYLVEETKIKQRIDYTSLKGVSVSNLSDNFLILHVMCSDIKQKGDLVLQCDYLFEALTKLNVIASKQNYIKVVQGSVRFDIQPGREGFVDFKSGQESMVYRAKNGHLMVESTRTKSR, via the exons ATGGAGGCCTCCCTGACAGCCCGGGATCGCGTGGGCATCCAGGATTTTGTTCTCCTGGACGCCTACACAAGTGAGAGTGCCTTCCTGGACAACCTGCGGAAACGCTTCCATGAGAATCTAATTTAC ACCTACATAGGGACACTCCTGGTGTCAGTCAACCCTTATAAAGAGTTGGACATCTACAGCAAGAAGCAAATGGATACCTACATGGGTGTAAACTTCTTTGAACTGCCACCTCATAT TTATGCACTGGCAGACAATGTTTTCCGCACCATGCTGTCTGAGTTCAACAACCACTTCATCCTAATCTCGGGGGAGAGTGGGGCCGGCAAGACAGAGGCCTCCAAGAAAATCCTGCAATTCTATGCTGTCAGCTGTCCAAGTACCAAACTCCTCAACAACATCAGAGACAGATTGCTTCTCTCCAATCCAGTGCTTGAG GCTTTCGGAAATGCCAAAACCCTGAAGAATGACAACTCAAGCCGCTTTGGGAAATACATGGACATCCAGTTCGACCACCAG GGCGGTGCAGTTGGTGGTCATATCCTCAGTTACTTACTGGAGAAGTCACGTGTGGTCCACCAGAACCATGGAGAGAGAAACTTCCACATCTTCTACCAGCTGGTTGAGGGCGGAGAGGAAGATCTACTCCGCTGGCTTGGCCTGGAGAGAAACTGCCAACACTACCGTTACCTGGTGCAG GGCGATTGTGCCAAAGTGAGCTCCATCAATGATAAAAGTGATTGGAAGATGGTGCGGAAAGCCCTCTCTGTCATTGAATTCAGTGAGAGTGATATTGAG CACCTGTTTGGAATTATTGCCAGCGTGCTCCACTTGGGAAATGTCAAGTTTAACGCAGATGCTCGAGGATACGCAACTCTCAACAACAACCAGGAGATGCACTGGGTGTCAAAG TTGCTGGGGATTCCTGCTCAGGTGCTACAACAGGGCTTAACCCACAGGAAGATTGAGGCCAAAACCGAGGAG GTGTTAAGTCCCTTCTCTGTGGACCACGCTGTATACGCCAGGGATGCTCTTGCCAAAGCCATCTATGGCCGCACTTTCAACTGGCTGGTGAACAAGATCAATGAATCATTAGCTAACAAG GATTCCTCCAGGAAGACAATAATTGGTCTACTAGACATCTATGGGTTCGAAGTTTTCAGCGTGAACAG CTTCGAGCAGTTTTGCATCAACTACTGCAAcgagaagctgcagcagctttTCATCCAGCTGACCCTGAAGTCAGAGCAGGAGGAGTATGAGATGGAAGGGATTGAA TGGGAACCAGTGCCATTTTTCAACAACAAGATAATCTGTGACCTTGTGgaggagaaacacagaggaatcaTACCGTTATTG GACGAGGAATGTTTACGCCCCGGAGAGGCCACAGATCTCACCTTCttggaaaagatggaggaaaagattGGCGGTCATCCTCATTTTGTCAC ACATAAACTTGCAGATCAGAAAACGAGGAAAACACTGGATAGAGGAGACTTCCGCCTGTTACACTACGCTGGCGAGGTTACATACTGTGTAGTTG GATTCTTGGACAAAAACAATGATCTCCTGTATCGAAATGGAAAAGAG GTCATGCGACAGTCCAAAAATGCTATTATCAAACACTGTTTTCCTTCTACTGAACCAGACAGCAAGAGGAGACCTGAAACT GTGGTGACTCAGTTCAAGAGCAGTCTGGTGGGCTTGACAGAGATCTTAATGTCAAAAGAGCCTTGGTATGTCCGTTGCATTAAACCAAATGAAGCCAAACAGCCAG GACGATTTGATGACGTGTTGGTGAGACATCAGGTGAAGTACCTGGGTCTGATGGAACACCTGAGGGTCAGGCGTGCTGGGTTTGCTTACCGCCGCAAATATGAGATCTTCCTCCAGAG GTACAAGCCTCTGTGTCCAGACACCTGGCCCAACTGGAAAGGTACTGCTGCAGAAGGTGTGCGGTGCCTGATCAAACACTTGGGCTACAAACCTGATGAGTACAAGATGGGCAG GACAAAGATTTTCATCCGCCACCCCAGAACTCTGTTTGCAACAGAGGATGCTTTTCAGGTCTGCAAACATAAGCTAG CAACAAGGATTCAGGCCAAGTACAAAGGTTACAGGGTGAAAGGAGACTTCATTAAACAGCGAGAGGCAG CCACTAAGATTGAGAACTGCTGGAGAGGTCTGTTGGctagaaaagagagagaaaagagggcaTGGGCTGTCAAAGTCATCAAGAA GTTCATTAAAGGTTTCATCACCAGAAATCAGCCAGCCTGCACTGACAACCGTGAGTACCTGGCGTATGTGAGGCACAACTACCTCACTCGGCTGAGGGAAAACCTTCCCAAAACAGTCCTAGAGAAGGACTCTTGGCTAACCCCTCCACCTATAATGAAAGAA GCCTCCCAGCTTCTGAAGAAGCTCTACATTCGCCACATTGTACAGAAGTACGTTAGAGGAATCACTCCACAAAGGAAAGCACAG CTTCTGTTAAAAGAACAGACCAGCTCCATGttcaaaggaaaaaaagaaaactacccATTCAGTGTGTGCAGACCATTCCTGGACACAAGGATAG GTGTGGAAGACATAAGCATCAAAGTACTTCAGATGATTCGGCACGAGCACATCAAG TACAGTGTGCCAGTGGTGAAGTACGACAGGAACGGGTTCAGACCTCGACTCCGGCAGCTCATCTTCACCCAGGAAGCCGTCTACCTGGTTGAAGAGACCAAGATCAAGCAGCGGATAGATTATACTTCTCTGAAAG GTGTATCAGTCAGCAACCTGAGTGACAACTTTTTGATCCTTCACGTTATGTGCAGTGACATCAAGCAAAAG GGAGATCTGGTCCTGCAGTGTGACTACCTGTTTGAGGCCCTGACTAAGCTGAATGTTATTGCCAGCAAGCAGAACTACATCAAAGTGGTCCAGGGCAG TGTGCGATTTGACATCCAGCCTGGCAGAGAGGGGTTTGTTGACTTCAAGAGTGGTCAGGAGTCAATGGTCTACAGGGCAAAGAATGGCCATTTGATGGTG gAATCAACAAGAACAAAGTCCAGATGA
- the LOC128380381 gene encoding heat shock protein beta-1-like, which produces MGDQNQVLSRPIFRRDVSWDPFPNWTQPSRIFAQDFGLPPFLEPSDLDWIDWAKRRLASFSWPGYTQTPLLPPLRGQHPANQKGLRQLTSGVSEIRTGQDSWKINLDVNHFSPEEITITTKEGYLQISGNHEERQDEHGLVSRCFTRKYKLPQGVDLRHISSSLSGDGVLSVEAPVPGTSISDTANEMVIPVQIKQEQDDEK; this is translated from the exons ATGGGTGACCAAAATCAAGTATTATCCCGTCCCATTTTCCGCCGAGATGTGAGCTGGGATCCTTTCCCAAACTGGACACAGCCGAGTCGAATCTTTGCGCAGGATTTtggcctccctcctttcctggaGCCTAGTGATCTGGACTGGATAGACTGGGCAAAGAGGAGGCTGGCATCTTTCTCCTGGCCAGGGTACACACAGACCCCTCTTCTGCCACCACTCAGGGGTCAGCACCCTGCAAACCAAAAAGGTCTGAGACAGCTGACCAGTGGGGTGTCAGAGATCAGAACAGGTCAGGACAGCTGGAAAATTAACTTGGACGTCAATCACTTTTCACCTGAGGAGATTACAATCACAACCAAGGAGGGTTATTTGCAAATATCAG GAAATCATGAAGAAAGGCAGGATGAGCATGGATTGGTTTCAAGATGCTTCACCCGTAAATACAA GCTACCACAGGGAGTGGACTTGCGTCACATCAGCTCCTCGCTGTCTGGTGATGGAGTCCTGTCTGTAGAGGCCCCCGTCCCTGGAACATCCATCAGCGACACAGCCAATGAGATGGTCATACCTGTTCAGATCAAACAGGAGCAGGATGATGAAAAGTGA
- the LOC128380280 gene encoding serine/threonine-protein kinase TAO3-like, whose amino-acid sequence MSGYKRMRRQHQKQLIALENRLKAEMDEHRLRLQKELETHANNTYIELERLAKRHVAQTDKEMKSVAAEERRIQQQIVAQQKKELTTFLENQKKEYRLCKDKIKEEMNEDLCTPKEEKQERLSRHKETMQRSQAEEEAHLLAQQRLVYDRSCRALKHRSLVRRHEFEQEQLREELNKKRTQKEMEHALMIRQDESTQDLERRQLQMLQKLRIELMRLQHQTELENQEEYNGRRQRELHRKHTLEQRQQPRNLKALEMQIKKQFQDTCKVQNKQYKALRNHQLEVSPKGDHKTILKSLKEEQTRKLAILAEQYEQSINEMMASQAMRLDAEQETECQALKQQLKQEMELLDAYQRKTKSQMETQHERELQKLEQKVSIRRAHLEQKIEEELAALQKERTERVKHLLERQDREMNAFDTESRSLGFGSLGSLDFPKEDNR is encoded by the exons ATGTCTGGGTACAAGCGCATGCGGCGGCAGCACCAGAAGCAGCTGATCGCCCTGGAGAACAGGCTAAAGGCCGAGATGGATGAGCATAGGCTCCGGCTGCAGAAGGAATTAGAGACACATGCGAACAACACTTACATTGAGCTGGAAAGACTGGCAAAACGCCACGTTGCTCAAACAGACAAAGAG ATGAAGTCAGTTGCAGCCGAAGAGAGGAGGATCCAGCAACAGATTGTTGCCCAGCAAAAGAAAGAGCTGACTACTTTCTTAGAGAACCAGAAGAAGGAGTACAGGCTTTGCAAAGACAAGATCAAAGAA GAAATGAATGAAGACCTTTGTACACCcaaggaggagaagcaggagcgTCTGTCCAGGCACAAAGAAACAATGCAGCGCTCTCAGGCTGAGGAGGAAGCTCACTTGCTGGCCCAGCAGAGGCTGGTCTATGACCGGAGCTGCAGGGCCCTCAAACACCGGAGTCTAGTCAGGAGGCATGAGTTTGAACAAGAGCAACTGAGAGAG GAGTTGAACAAGAAAAGGACCCAAAAGGAGATGGAACATGCCCTGATGATCCGGCAGGACGAGTCCACCCAGGACCTGGAGCGCAGGCAGCTGCAGATGCTGCAGAAGCTGCGTATTGAACTCATGCGGCTGCAGCATCAAACTGAGCTTGAAAACCAGGAGGAGTACAATGGCCGGCGGCAGAGAGAACTACACAGGAAACACACTCTGGAGCAGCGGCAGCAGCCCAGAAACCTCAAG GCGCTGGAGATGCAAATCAAGAAACAATTCCAGGATACCTGTAAGGTGCAGAACAAGCAGTATAAAGCTCTTAGAAACCATCAGCTGGAGGTCTCCCCCAAAGGCGACCATAAGACCATTTTGAAGAGCCTGAAAGAGGAGCAGACACGCAAGTTGGCCATACTGGCTGAGCAGTACGAGCAGAGCATCAACGAGATGATGGCATCACAAGCG ATGCGATTAGATGCAGAGCAGGAAACAGAGTGCCAAgctctgaagcagcagctgaaGCAGGAGATGGAGCTCCTGGATGCCTACCAGAGAAAAACCAAGTCACAGATGGAGACCCAACATGAGCGAGAGCTGCAGAAACTTGAGCAGAAGGTCTCCATACGCAGAGCCCACCTTGAACAGAAG atTGAAGAGGAACTGGCAGCACTTCAGAAGGAACGTACTGAAAGGGTCAAGCACTTGTTGGAACGTCAGGACAGAGAAATGAATGCTTTTGACACAGAAAGTAGAAGCCTCGGCTTTGGAAGCCTGGGATCTCTGGACTTCCCCAAAGAAGACAACAGATGA
- the susd2 gene encoding sushi domain-containing protein 2: protein MMERLITVIFVLVVSSICSTFGQTCEGNCGQQLDLCSCHSTCTSLSSCCIDYKDFCVDTFPYSGTIFGGTDFVILEARFNASSKIVCRFNSDINTEGYVDENGQGHCISPLLYQTGWVPLHISSDNGTTFSQVGSWLSVHTGKLDPKFKATMDNSTKWQYYGTPNVGGTLEMAWNTSLVRAERVNIELWGYRETGEPYSEHWQAEWEYLYSLAKDQPNDGSFGFLPKPAENSFSSWELGAIRVSSSAYPDGMRNVHAVWTEDHALAWHLEQKFRDDSAVWALDKCLAWDQLENQLPNFLSEIIDCPCTLAQARADTGRFHTDYGCDIEKGSVCTYHPGSVHCVRAIQASPKYAAGQQCCYDSTGAQILTADSIGGSTPDRAHDWGSPPYRKPPRVPAESHWVYDVLSFYYCCLWSDNCHYYFKHRPSSDCRRYQSPSSAVVFGDPHFITFDGVSYSFNGKGEYSLVTSTDNHLTIQGRTEPVNGDMIKATKLTAVAMREAASDVVEVRLVSDHNDLQVLLNQKALSFTEQSWMDLDGVFVFSPTSTNVTVMFPSGAGVEVRLREGTMATTVLLPERFKGSILGLLGKFNGDAKDDLVFSNGHFVQNNSDPEELFNFGASWAISNNSALFTYDSRYLLDTYYHAPRHDASFVPVFSVPENPDDPLDNQASEICSGQGSQFCRYDILVSRNVNLGNATRVSYRSHISLVDDLKRVISCGWLSPPRNGTKEGTTYLQGAKVQLSCDDGFSLQGSAVRTCQENGQWSGEETTCVVPSTSNLAGIVAGSVIGAITLIVMITTIVLHSRKQKRKAAQSEEVMSSEAF, encoded by the exons ATGATGGAAAGATTAATAACAGTCATATTTGTCCTTGTGGTTTCATCTATCTGCAGCACATTTG GACAGACATGTGAGGGAAACTGTGGGCAACAATTAGACTTATGTTCGTGCCACTCAACATGCACATCTCTGAGCAGCTGCTGTATAGATTATAAAGACTTCTGTGTGGATACCTTTCCATATTCTGGGACCATTTTTGGTGGGACAGATTTTGTCATCCTTGAAGCACGTTTCAATGCAAGTTCCAAAATAGTATGCAG GTTCAACAGTGATATCAATACTGAGGGGTATGTGGATGAAAATGGTCAAGGCCACTGTATCTCCCCACTACTGTATCAAACTGGATGGGTTCCTCTGCACATCTCCTCAGATAATGGCACAACTTTCAGTCAAGTTGGATCCTGGCTATCAG TACACACTGGCAAGTTAGACCCTAAGTTCAAGGCAACTATGGACAACTCAACAAAATGGCAGTACTATGGTACACCGAATGTTGGAGGCACTCTTGAGATGGCTTGGAATACCTCTTTGGTGAGAGCGGAGAGGGTCAATATAGAGCTCTGGggatacagagagacag GAGAGCCATATTCAGAGCACTGGCAGGCTGAGTGGGAGTATTTGTACTCACTTGCAAAGGATCAGCCAAACGATGGTTCCTTTGGCTTTTTACCCAAACCAGCAGAGAACAGCTTTTCAAGTTGGGAGCTTGGCGCCATACGTGTCAGCTCCAGCGCCTACCCTGATGGCATGAG GAATGTACACGCTGTGTGGACAGAGGATCACGCTCTAGCCTGGCATCTAGAGCAGAAGTTCAGGGACGACTCAGCAGTTTGGGCCCTGGACAAATGTTTAGCATGGGACCAGCTGGAAAATCAGCTGCCCAACTTCCTCAGTGAGATCATAGACTGCCCCTGCACCCTGGCTCAAGCAAGAGCAGATACAGGGAGGTTTCAT ACTGACTATGGCTGTGATATAGAGAAAGGGAGTGTGTGCACCTATCACCCTGGAAGTGTCCACTGTGTAAGAGCTATACAAGCCAG TCCTAAGTACGCAGCAGGGCAGCAGTGTTGCTATGACAGCACCGGCGCTCAGATCCTGACAGCAGACTCGATTGGGGGGAGCACTCCAGACCGAGCACATGACTGGGGCTCACCCCCCTACAGGAAACCTCCCCGAGTGCCTGCAGAGTCCCACTGGGTCTATGATGTCCTCAGCTTCTACTACTGCTGCCTGTGGTCTGACAACTGCCACTACTACTTCAAACATCGGCCCTCCAGTGACTGCAGGCGTTACCAGTCACCCAGCTCAG CTGTGGTTTTCGGAGATCCACACTTCATAACATTTGATGGTGTCAGCTACTCCTTCAATGGGAAAGGGGAATACAGTTTGGTGACATCAACAGACAATCATCTGACAATCCAAGGCAGAACAGAGCCTGTGAATG GAGACATGATAAAAGCAACAAAGTTGACAGCTGTAGCCATGAGAGAGGCGGCCTCTGATGTTGTCGAGGTGCGGCTGGTCAGTGATCACAATGACCTCCAAGTGCTGCTGAATCAAAAAGCTCTCTCCTTTACTGAGCAGAGCTGGATGGACCTGGACG gtgtttttgtattttcaccGACTTCTACAAATGTGACTGTGATGTTCCCCTCTGGTGCCGGGGTAGAAGTGAGATTGAGAGAGGGAACCATGGCAACCACTGTGCTCCTGCCAGAGAGGTTCAAAGGCTCCATTCTGGGATTGTTGGGAAAGTTTAACGGTGATGCCAAAGACGACCTTGTTTTCAGCAACGGACACTTTGTGCAGAATAACAGTGATCCAGAGGAGCTATTCAACTTTGGGGCAAGCT GGGCTATATCCAACAACTCTGCCTTGTTCACATATGATTCTAGATATCTTTTAGATACATATTACCATGCTCCCAGACATGATGCTAGTTTTGTTCCAGTGTTTTCTGTCCCCGAAAATCCAGACGATCCACTTGACAATCAAGCCTCTGAGATTTGCTCTGGACAGGGCTCTCAGTTCTGTAG GTATGATATCCTGGTATCCCGTAATGTAAATCTGGGCAATGCTACCAGAGTTTCTTATCGGAGTCACATTTCTCTTGTGGACGATCTGAAGCGAG TGATATCCTGTGGCTGGCTTTCACCACCACGTAATGGAACGAAGGAGGGGACCACATATTTACAGGGAGCGAAGGTGCAGCTTTCCTGTGACGATGGCTTCAGTCTCCAGGGATCAGCAGTACGCACGTGCCAGGAGAATGGCCAGTGGTCTGGAGAGGAGACTACCTGCGTGGTTCCCA GTACCAGTAATCTCGCAGGAATTGTGGCTGGCTCAGTCATTGGAGCTATAACACTAATTGTAATGATAACAACAATCGTTCTCCACTCCAGGAAACAGAAAAG GAAAGCTGCACAATCAGAAGAAGTGATGTCAAGTGAAGCCTTCTAA
- the m17 gene encoding IL-6 subfamily cytokine M17, whose protein sequence is MNGHVKSMHFQQFMEPATTLLSLLLLMAVDSTRTVTASRNQQCGNFLQQTLKLTRLAHKESVELIKTYKASQGELSELLCKVSVSDVPDPNISGMEPSERLLSIYTHLQAFFPHFKRVYEQQTDLQEPTSPLLTELTRVSARSSALGTQLNIFYQSVFPNLPIQEPAGRPTSLPPPQNIFQQKVYGCVVLKTYKEFLSNVSKELRTLKSKVCRRRIQFNSLF, encoded by the exons ATGAATGGTCATGTAAAGAGTATGCATTTTCAACAGTTTATGGAACCAGCAACAA CATTactctctctcctgctgcttATGGCTGTTGATTCAACAAGAACTGTGACAGCAAGCAGAAACCAGCAGTGTGGGAATTTTCTGCAACAAACTTTGAAGCTGACCAGACTCGCACATAAGGAATCTGTTGAACTCATCAAAACATAT AAAGCCTCCCAAGGAGAATTGTCAGAGCTTCTCTGCAAGGTGTCAGTGAGTGATGTCCCTGATCCCAACATCTCCGGCATGGAGCCCTCAGAGAGGCTACTGAGCATCTACACACACCTCCAAGCCTTTTTCCCGCATTTCAAGCGTGTATACGAGCAGCAGACAGACTTACAGGAACCCACGAGCCCACTGTTGACCGAGCTCACCAGGGTCAGTGCTCGCAGCAGTGCACTGGGTACTCAGCTAAACATCTTTTATCAGAGTGTCTTCCCAAACCTGCCAATACAGGAGCCAGCAGGGAGGCCAACATCATTACCTCCACCTCAGAACATCTTCCAGCAAAAAGTCTATGGCTGTGTGGTCCTGAAGACTTACAAGGAGTTCCTATCAAATGTTTCAAAAGAACTGAGAACTCTAAAAAGCAAAGTGTGCAGACGGAGGATACAGTTTAACTCACTCTTCTGA